The following proteins are co-located in the Paludibaculum fermentans genome:
- a CDS encoding sigma-54-dependent Fis family transcriptional regulator, translating into MKIHGSVVKFQHPLPMDITMLPSIILAIAEQRSLDAVLDSIIQAIVQQPEVGLARIWLKENGFSCPACDGTPEVALHLRASGGTPLEAGVDWHYTTGRFHTVPLDSKLKIAQIAGTGRGVRIDDLAADSQWVGEPDWIRREQLVSFAAHPMVFHGEVLGVLAVFRRVIADDACWEWLRVLADAAAVAVANARAFEAAEKLQKELQLERDYLREEVREVGSFGEILGNSAALQRVLRQVEMVAATEATVLILGESGTGKELVARAIHQRSARARKPLVKVNCGSIPHELFESEFFGHVRGAFTSAVSDRLGRFQLADGGTLFLDEAGEIPMDLQAKLLRVLQEGEFERVGENVTRKVDVRVVAATNRDLKEEVAKGRFRLDLYYRLAVFPLEMPPLRDRREDIPELAAQFVRHAAARFHVAEPRLSHRELQRAMRYDWPGNIRELQNAVDRAVILARDGRLELDLPDGPAAEPARIPLELADVVPEPRWREMEKANLTAALRRTNFRVSGPGGAAELLELHPATLSSRMKALGIRRQPDRSPNPGL; encoded by the coding sequence ATGAAAATTCATGGGTCGGTTGTGAAGTTTCAGCATCCATTGCCCATGGACATCACCATGCTGCCGTCGATCATCCTGGCCATCGCCGAGCAGCGCTCCCTGGATGCCGTCCTCGACTCCATCATCCAGGCCATCGTCCAGCAGCCCGAAGTGGGCCTGGCCCGCATCTGGTTAAAGGAGAATGGCTTCTCCTGTCCTGCCTGCGACGGAACACCAGAGGTCGCCCTGCACCTGCGAGCCAGCGGCGGCACTCCGCTGGAGGCTGGCGTCGATTGGCATTACACGACCGGCCGCTTCCACACCGTGCCGCTGGACTCAAAACTGAAGATCGCCCAGATCGCCGGAACAGGCCGCGGCGTGCGCATCGACGATCTGGCGGCCGACTCGCAGTGGGTGGGCGAGCCCGATTGGATCCGCCGCGAGCAACTCGTCAGCTTTGCCGCTCACCCCATGGTCTTTCACGGCGAAGTCCTGGGCGTTCTGGCCGTGTTCCGGCGCGTCATTGCGGATGACGCCTGCTGGGAGTGGCTGCGTGTTCTGGCCGATGCCGCGGCCGTCGCCGTGGCCAATGCCCGCGCCTTTGAAGCGGCGGAGAAACTCCAGAAGGAACTCCAGTTGGAGCGCGACTACCTCCGCGAAGAGGTCCGCGAAGTGGGTTCGTTCGGCGAAATCCTGGGCAACAGCGCGGCGCTCCAACGGGTCCTGCGCCAGGTGGAAATGGTGGCGGCGACCGAGGCGACAGTGCTCATCCTGGGCGAAAGCGGCACGGGCAAGGAACTCGTCGCCCGGGCCATCCACCAGCGCAGCGCCCGCGCCCGCAAACCCCTGGTCAAAGTGAACTGCGGCTCCATCCCGCACGAGCTCTTCGAAAGCGAGTTCTTCGGACACGTGCGCGGCGCATTCACCAGCGCCGTCAGCGATCGCCTGGGCCGCTTCCAGTTGGCCGACGGCGGCACGCTCTTCCTCGACGAGGCCGGAGAGATCCCCATGGACCTGCAGGCCAAGCTGCTGCGGGTCCTCCAGGAAGGCGAGTTCGAACGGGTCGGCGAGAACGTCACACGAAAAGTGGATGTCCGCGTGGTGGCCGCCACCAATCGCGACCTCAAAGAGGAGGTGGCGAAGGGCCGCTTCCGGCTGGATCTTTACTACCGCCTGGCCGTCTTCCCGCTCGAGATGCCGCCACTGCGGGATCGCCGGGAAGACATCCCGGAACTGGCCGCCCAGTTTGTCCGCCACGCCGCCGCACGCTTCCACGTGGCCGAACCACGCCTCAGTCACAGGGAGCTGCAGCGGGCCATGCGCTACGACTGGCCGGGCAACATCCGCGAACTCCAGAACGCCGTCGATCGCGCGGTCATCCTGGCCCGCGATGGCCGGCTCGAACTGGATCTGCCCGATGGACCCGCGGCCGAGCCGGCGAGGATCCCTCTCGAACTGGCCGACGTCGTGCCGGAGCCGCGTTGGCGCGAAATGGAGAAGGCGAACCTCACCGCCGCCCTGAGGCGCACCAATTTCCGGGTTTCCGGTCCGGGCGGCGCGGCTGAACTGCTGGAACTGCATCCGGCCACCCTCAGCTCGCGCATGAAGGCGCTGGGGATCCGCCGCCAGCCGGATCGGTCTCCGAACCCTGGTTTGTGA
- a CDS encoding nuclear transport factor 2 family protein — MEFTLETALNRVQFAEDAWNSRDPERVARGYSEDSEWRNRTTFVKGRAEIVEFLRQKWTRELDYKLKKTLWGFRGNRIAVSFEYEWHDAAGQWYRSYGVELWEFNDDGLMRRRLASINDAAIDETERRIL, encoded by the coding sequence ATGGAATTCACACTGGAAACGGCACTGAATCGCGTCCAGTTTGCCGAGGACGCCTGGAACTCGCGCGATCCGGAGCGGGTGGCGCGGGGTTACTCGGAAGATTCGGAGTGGCGCAATCGGACCACCTTCGTGAAGGGCCGCGCGGAGATCGTCGAGTTCCTCCGCCAGAAGTGGACGCGGGAACTCGACTACAAGCTCAAGAAGACGCTATGGGGCTTCCGCGGGAATCGCATCGCGGTGAGCTTCGAGTATGAATGGCACGACGCGGCCGGGCAGTGGTACCGGTCGTATGGCGTGGAGTTGTGGGAGTTCAACGACGACGGGCTGATGCGCCGCCGGCTGGCGAGTATCAACGACGCCGCCATCGACGAGACGGAGCGCCGGATCCTCTAG
- a CDS encoding carboxymuconolactone decarboxylase family protein, producing the protein MSRISAVDPTTAGKAKELLDGVKAQLGRVPNMMKVMAQSPAVLSGALSLSGALAGGTLKPELREQIAIAVSQANGCEYCLSAHTTMGKLRGLPPEELAAARKGQSVDPKAQAALDFALAIVAERGRVTDGAFTDIREAGYGDEEIAEIVANVALMIFTNYFNNVAQTKLDWPLVSLEQ; encoded by the coding sequence ATGTCACGAATCAGCGCAGTAGACCCCACCACGGCCGGTAAGGCCAAAGAGCTTCTCGACGGCGTCAAAGCCCAGTTGGGGCGAGTTCCCAACATGATGAAGGTGATGGCGCAGTCGCCCGCCGTCCTGAGCGGCGCACTGAGCCTTTCCGGCGCTCTTGCAGGAGGCACCCTGAAACCGGAGCTGCGCGAGCAGATCGCCATCGCGGTTTCCCAGGCGAACGGCTGTGAGTACTGCCTGTCTGCCCACACCACCATGGGCAAGCTGCGCGGCCTGCCGCCCGAGGAGTTGGCGGCCGCACGCAAGGGTCAGTCCGTCGATCCCAAAGCCCAAGCCGCCCTCGACTTCGCACTGGCCATTGTGGCGGAGAGGGGGAGGGTAACCGATGGCGCCTTTACGGACATCCGTGAAGCGGGGTATGGGGATGAGGAGATCGCCGAGATCGTCGCCAATGTGGCGCTGATGATCTTCACCAACTACTTCAACAACGTGGCCCAGACCAAACTCGATTGGCCGCTGGTCTCCCTGGAGCAATAG
- a CDS encoding ATP-dependent 6-phosphofructokinase produces MTPRIVAVDRLGDTVHPSPLKLHEADPEHPNVFVKESQFIPLQITVDLEQEREGNLLFEKAGPRESIFFDAAQTRAAIVTCGGLCPGLNNVIRSLVLSLRCHYGVQRVMGIRYGYHGLNPAHGYPPMELDVDDVSDIHEIGGTIIGTSRGPEDPAVMLEYLRNLGVQMLFTIGGDGTQRGALKLHAEARKQGYPLAVVGVPKTVDNDIQYVSRTFGYGTAVDRARGIIDIAHTEARAVLNGVGLVRLMGRDSGFIAAGATLASGEVNYCLIPEQEFALEGERGLLAVLEQRLARKRHAVIVVAEGAGQSILAQDSLEVDASGNVKFGDIGIHLKGRITAHFKAQGQTINVRYIDPSYAIRGLAANTDDAVLCDMLARNAAHAAMAGRSGLIIGYVHNRMVHVPMEMATNGRKKVGLEGALWKGVLAVTGQPASWL; encoded by the coding sequence ATGACACCACGAATCGTAGCCGTTGACCGGCTCGGAGATACCGTACACCCTTCTCCCCTGAAGCTGCATGAGGCCGACCCCGAACACCCGAATGTTTTCGTGAAGGAAAGCCAGTTCATTCCGCTGCAGATTACGGTCGACCTGGAGCAGGAGCGAGAGGGCAATCTGCTGTTCGAGAAGGCCGGACCGCGCGAATCCATCTTCTTCGACGCGGCGCAGACGCGCGCGGCCATTGTGACGTGCGGCGGGCTTTGCCCGGGCCTCAACAACGTGATCCGTTCACTGGTGCTGAGCCTGCGCTGCCATTACGGCGTGCAGCGCGTGATGGGCATCCGTTATGGCTATCACGGCCTGAATCCGGCGCACGGCTACCCCCCGATGGAACTCGATGTCGACGATGTCAGCGACATCCATGAGATCGGCGGAACGATTATCGGGACTTCGCGCGGGCCTGAGGATCCGGCCGTCATGCTGGAGTACCTGCGCAACCTGGGTGTCCAGATGCTGTTCACGATTGGCGGAGACGGGACGCAGCGCGGGGCGTTGAAGCTGCACGCGGAGGCGCGGAAACAGGGCTACCCGCTGGCTGTGGTGGGCGTGCCGAAGACGGTCGACAACGACATTCAATACGTCTCGCGAACCTTCGGCTACGGTACGGCCGTGGACCGTGCCCGCGGCATCATCGACATTGCGCACACCGAGGCGCGCGCGGTGCTGAATGGCGTGGGCCTGGTGCGGCTGATGGGCCGCGACTCGGGCTTCATCGCGGCCGGCGCCACGCTGGCCAGCGGTGAGGTGAACTACTGCCTGATCCCCGAACAGGAGTTCGCGCTGGAGGGCGAGCGCGGGCTGCTGGCCGTGCTGGAACAACGATTGGCCCGGAAACGCCATGCGGTGATTGTTGTGGCCGAGGGCGCGGGGCAGAGTATCCTGGCTCAGGATTCCCTGGAAGTGGATGCGTCCGGCAACGTGAAGTTCGGGGACATTGGGATTCACCTCAAAGGCCGGATCACCGCCCACTTCAAGGCGCAGGGCCAAACGATCAACGTGCGTTACATCGACCCCAGCTATGCGATCCGTGGCCTGGCCGCCAATACGGACGATGCGGTGCTGTGCGACATGCTGGCGAGGAATGCGGCGCATGCGGCGATGGCCGGACGGTCCGGGCTGATCATCGGGTATGTGCACAACCGGATGGTGCATGTGCCGATGGAGATGGCGACGAATGGCCGGAAGAAGGTGGGCCTGGAAGGGGCTCTCTGGAAGGGTGTTCTGGCAGTGACGGGTCAGCCGGCGAGCTGGCTGTAG
- a CDS encoding fumarylacetoacetate hydrolase family protein yields the protein MARITRRTLLAAAPVLASAAPAPTGVTQFVRYLRGSEPTHGIVEGDLIRRITGDLFGSFKTTKETVKFSTQKLLYPVQPSKVLAVGLNYKSHIGTRTPPVNPEIFYKPITCLQHPGADIVIPKDSKNTHYEGELVIVIGKHIRNASAADAKDAIFGVTCGNDVSERDWQNGAQKDLQWWRAKGADTFGPLGPGIVRGLDYANLDLSTKLNGKVVQHSNTSDLLFDCPTIVSFISRYVTLLPGDLIYTGTPGSTQRMSPGDTVEVEISGIGTLFNRVV from the coding sequence ATGGCACGCATCACCCGTCGTACGCTCCTGGCCGCGGCGCCCGTCCTGGCTTCGGCCGCACCGGCACCCACCGGCGTCACGCAGTTTGTGCGTTACCTGCGAGGGTCCGAACCCACCCACGGCATCGTCGAAGGCGACCTCATCCGGCGCATCACCGGAGACCTGTTCGGCTCGTTCAAGACAACCAAGGAGACGGTGAAGTTCAGCACCCAGAAGCTGCTCTATCCCGTGCAGCCGTCCAAGGTGCTGGCCGTCGGGTTGAACTACAAGTCGCACATCGGCACCCGAACGCCGCCCGTGAATCCGGAGATCTTCTACAAGCCCATCACCTGCCTGCAGCATCCGGGCGCGGACATCGTCATTCCCAAAGACTCGAAGAACACCCACTACGAAGGCGAACTCGTCATCGTCATCGGCAAACACATCCGCAACGCATCAGCGGCCGATGCCAAGGACGCCATCTTCGGTGTCACCTGCGGCAACGACGTCAGCGAGCGCGACTGGCAGAACGGCGCGCAAAAAGACCTGCAGTGGTGGCGCGCCAAAGGCGCCGATACCTTCGGGCCCTTGGGGCCCGGCATCGTGCGCGGACTCGACTACGCCAACCTGGATCTCTCCACCAAGCTGAACGGTAAAGTGGTGCAGCACTCCAATACGTCCGACCTGCTGTTCGACTGCCCCACCATCGTCAGTTTCATCAGCCGCTATGTCACGCTGCTGCCCGGCGATTTGATCTATACCGGCACGCCGGGCTCCACCCAACGGATGAGCCCGGGCGACACAGTGGAAGTGGAGATCTCCGGCATCGGGACGCTCTTCAACCGCGTGGTCTAG
- a CDS encoding FecR domain-containing protein, with translation MRAPMMKQTWLGVAAVALLAMPLSLSAQTGRRTTSDNGGVGVARVSMVAGDATRRHGRDRMTAESGMPLVSGDSVSTGPASRAEVRLDDSNYIRLDSNSEILLKQLGERAFQINVVNGSVSYTMMKYGEADVDLRTPNANVVPQKDGTYRIEVMGPKESKIIVRNGEAEVLTPAQNLHVKKGKSFVIREYEHGARQEIVSAPGKDAFDEWAQRRDRMLGDGRGRYAGGPWYPGRVHVGVGWGGYPYWGSYWGDPLWGPYWGGYGFYRPTVIVRGGGGHRR, from the coding sequence ATGCGTGCCCCAATGATGAAACAAACGTGGCTGGGTGTTGCCGCGGTAGCCTTACTGGCTATGCCCTTGTCCCTTTCTGCCCAAACCGGCAGGCGTACCACTTCCGATAACGGCGGCGTGGGTGTCGCTCGCGTCAGCATGGTGGCCGGCGATGCCACCCGCCGGCACGGCCGCGACCGGATGACCGCTGAATCCGGCATGCCCCTGGTGAGCGGCGATTCCGTCTCCACCGGACCCGCCTCCCGCGCGGAAGTCCGCCTGGACGATTCAAACTACATTCGCCTCGATTCCAACAGCGAGATCCTGTTGAAGCAACTGGGCGAGCGTGCTTTCCAGATCAACGTCGTGAACGGCTCAGTTTCGTACACGATGATGAAGTACGGCGAGGCTGATGTGGACCTCCGTACGCCCAATGCCAATGTTGTGCCCCAGAAAGACGGCACTTACCGCATTGAGGTGATGGGTCCCAAGGAGAGCAAGATCATTGTGCGGAACGGCGAAGCCGAAGTGCTGACCCCCGCGCAGAACCTGCATGTGAAGAAGGGCAAGAGCTTCGTGATCAGGGAGTACGAGCACGGCGCACGCCAGGAGATTGTGTCGGCGCCCGGCAAGGACGCGTTTGACGAATGGGCGCAACGGCGTGACAGGATGCTCGGCGACGGGCGCGGCCGCTACGCCGGCGGACCCTGGTATCCCGGCCGTGTGCATGTCGGCGTAGGCTGGGGCGGCTATCCCTACTGGGGATCGTATTGGGGCGATCCGCTGTGGGGACCCTACTGGGGCGGCTACGGCTTCTACCGGCCTACCGTCATTGTCCGCGGTGGCGGCGGGCATCGCCGCTAA
- a CDS encoding sugar porter family MFS transporter, translating into MKLNSYLLKATIVAALGGLLFGFDTAVIAGATHALTAVYALTPSLLGFTVASALYGTILGSIFAGIPGDKYGRRASLRVLAVFYLVSALGCAFAWDWYSFVTARFLGGLAIGGSSVLGPMYIAEIAPARWRGRLVGMFQFNIVFGILLAYLSNFLVGLAGFGDSEWRWKLGVAAIPAAFFLVMLFTIPESPRWLVKMRRAPEASEVLRLSGEPDYKQELSDIVTSIDADHGRANEPLFSWKYRFPIFLAVTIGMFNQLSGINAILYYLNDIFAQAGFSKVSGDLQAVAIGATNLLATMLAMTVIDKIGRKTMLLVGSVGTAICLAGVSWIFASHANQHLLVWLLVGFIAFFAFSQGAVIWVYLSEVFPNRVRAKGQSLGSFTHWAANAVISGIFPVIAATSGAAPFVFFAVMMAVQFFVVLLWYPETKGHSLEAMQKRLGIE; encoded by the coding sequence ATGAAGCTCAACTCCTATCTGTTGAAGGCCACCATCGTGGCCGCCCTGGGTGGGCTGCTCTTCGGATTCGATACCGCCGTCATCGCCGGGGCTACCCATGCCCTGACGGCCGTTTACGCCCTCACCCCCAGCCTGCTCGGCTTTACCGTCGCCTCCGCTCTCTACGGCACCATCCTCGGCTCCATCTTCGCGGGCATCCCCGGTGACAAATACGGCCGCCGCGCCAGCCTGCGCGTGCTGGCCGTCTTCTACCTCGTCTCCGCGCTTGGCTGCGCCTTTGCCTGGGATTGGTACTCCTTCGTCACCGCCCGCTTCCTGGGAGGCCTGGCCATCGGCGGATCCTCGGTCCTCGGGCCCATGTATATCGCCGAAATCGCGCCCGCCCGTTGGCGCGGCCGCCTGGTCGGCATGTTCCAGTTCAATATCGTCTTCGGCATCCTGCTCGCTTACCTCTCCAACTTCCTGGTGGGCCTCGCCGGCTTCGGAGACTCCGAATGGCGCTGGAAGCTGGGTGTCGCCGCGATCCCCGCCGCCTTCTTCCTGGTGATGCTCTTCACCATTCCCGAGAGCCCCCGCTGGCTCGTCAAAATGCGCCGTGCGCCCGAGGCCAGCGAAGTGCTTCGTCTCAGCGGCGAGCCGGACTACAAGCAGGAACTCAGCGACATCGTCACCTCCATCGACGCCGACCACGGCCGTGCCAACGAGCCGCTGTTCTCCTGGAAATACCGCTTCCCCATCTTCCTTGCCGTCACCATCGGCATGTTCAACCAGTTGAGCGGCATCAACGCCATCCTCTACTACCTGAACGACATCTTCGCCCAGGCCGGCTTCTCCAAGGTCTCCGGCGACCTGCAGGCCGTCGCCATCGGCGCGACCAACCTGCTCGCCACCATGCTGGCGATGACGGTCATCGACAAGATCGGCCGCAAAACCATGTTGCTGGTCGGGTCCGTCGGCACCGCTATCTGCCTCGCCGGCGTCTCGTGGATCTTCGCCTCGCACGCCAACCAGCATCTGCTCGTCTGGCTTCTGGTCGGCTTCATCGCTTTCTTCGCCTTCTCGCAGGGCGCGGTCATTTGGGTCTACCTCAGCGAGGTCTTCCCCAATCGTGTCCGTGCCAAAGGCCAGTCGCTGGGCAGCTTTACTCACTGGGCCGCGAATGCCGTTATTTCGGGCATCTTCCCGGTGATCGCTGCGACCTCCGGCGCCGCGCCCTTCGTCTTCTTCGCTGTCATGATGGCTGTCCAGTTCTTCGTGGTGCTGCTGTGGTACCCCGAGACCAAGGGCCATTCGCTGGAAGCGATGCAGAAACGCCTGGGTATCGAATAG
- a CDS encoding glycoside hydrolase family 2 protein, producing the protein MRRAIPLLLLAAGLLQGQAARLDLSGEWTFEGGKIFLPGSTDQAGYGKKTDGPEKGWLSRPATFEGAVHFERTILIPEPWRGQHITLFLERAHWQTMLEVDGQNLGTRNSLSTPHIYDVSQALTPGLHKLRIEVDNTYQIDVGRDAHSVGEHTQTNWNGIIGRIELRATPPVWIEDAQVYSQGRVEVTLRNNTGRPVDAELRAGNSFLKVTALEAERKVVLTLPPDPAAKKWDEYEGNLQSQEITLTAGTLSQRYQLNFGIRDFTTAAGQFCLNGRPLLLRATLECSIFPLTGYPPTSEAAWDRLYRIAREHGLNSFRFHSWCPPEAAFAAADRAGFLLYVELPVWSGKAGLDEKLDGFMRQEGFRILRTYGNHPSFIAMGLGNELRGDFKFMDNLVGEFIQADSRRLFTFSADYVRKVPGETSEFYIAQSTKGGYLRIHSDRWDKTPTGTDLDYANRLEGISVPVVAHELGQWVTYPDYREIAKYTGVLKPRNLEAFRARLEAQGMLDQAEAFQQASGRFAWQLYKEDIEAVLRTPSIGGYQLLQLQDFPGQGEALIGLLDSFWDSKGLLTPQQMNSFAGPVVPLARFSKFVWTNDEVFTAKTEVANYGKRPLAGVARWTLTDEAGQSVGNGTLPAVKAAVGELTPLMEIRAPLSALHRATRLKLTVSISGYQNDWDIWVYPKQLDTAKPPGILVTSSFDEAARAELARGGRVLLLARSAGLPMAFQPVFWSLSWFPKQPGTMGILCDPAHPALKGFPNEGRSNWQWWELTHDSKAFLLDNQPMALRPVVQVIDDYHRNHRLGAVVEATVGKGKLLAVSLDLESDPEHRPVARQLYRALLDYMSSPAFAPAVELTAVQVEQILKPSNP; encoded by the coding sequence ATGCGGCGTGCAATCCCTCTTCTCCTCCTGGCTGCGGGCCTCCTCCAAGGTCAGGCCGCCCGCCTCGATCTCTCGGGCGAATGGACCTTCGAAGGCGGCAAAATCTTCCTGCCCGGCAGCACCGACCAGGCCGGCTACGGGAAGAAGACCGACGGACCCGAGAAGGGCTGGCTGTCCCGCCCCGCCACTTTCGAAGGCGCCGTCCATTTCGAACGCACCATCCTGATCCCCGAGCCATGGCGCGGCCAGCACATCACCCTCTTTCTCGAACGCGCGCACTGGCAGACCATGCTCGAAGTCGATGGCCAGAACCTCGGCACCCGCAACAGCCTCTCCACGCCGCACATCTACGATGTCTCGCAGGCTCTCACCCCGGGGCTCCATAAGCTCCGCATCGAGGTCGACAACACTTATCAGATCGACGTCGGCCGCGACGCCCACAGCGTCGGCGAACACACGCAAACCAACTGGAACGGCATCATCGGCCGCATCGAACTGCGCGCGACTCCGCCGGTCTGGATCGAAGATGCCCAGGTCTACTCCCAGGGCCGCGTCGAAGTCACCCTGCGCAACAACACCGGCCGCCCGGTCGACGCCGAACTCCGAGCCGGCAACTCCTTCCTGAAAGTCACCGCTCTCGAGGCCGAGCGCAAAGTCGTCCTCACCCTCCCGCCCGACCCGGCCGCGAAGAAGTGGGATGAGTATGAAGGCAACCTGCAATCCCAGGAGATCACCCTCACAGCGGGGACCCTCTCGCAGCGCTACCAGCTCAACTTCGGGATACGCGACTTCACCACCGCCGCCGGACAGTTCTGCCTCAATGGCAGGCCCCTGCTGCTTCGCGCCACCCTGGAGTGCAGCATCTTTCCCCTCACCGGCTATCCGCCCACCAGCGAAGCCGCCTGGGACCGTCTCTACCGCATCGCCCGCGAGCACGGCCTGAATTCGTTCCGCTTCCACTCCTGGTGCCCGCCCGAGGCCGCCTTCGCCGCCGCCGATCGTGCCGGCTTCCTCCTCTATGTCGAACTCCCGGTCTGGAGCGGCAAGGCCGGCCTGGACGAGAAACTCGACGGCTTCATGCGCCAGGAGGGCTTCCGCATCCTTCGCACCTACGGCAACCACCCGTCGTTCATCGCCATGGGCCTGGGCAACGAACTGCGCGGCGACTTCAAGTTCATGGACAACCTGGTCGGCGAGTTCATCCAGGCCGATTCGCGCCGCCTGTTCACCTTCTCCGCCGACTATGTGCGCAAGGTCCCCGGCGAAACCTCCGAGTTCTACATCGCCCAGAGCACGAAAGGCGGCTACCTCCGCATTCACAGCGACCGTTGGGACAAGACCCCCACCGGCACCGATCTCGACTATGCAAACCGGCTGGAAGGCATCAGCGTACCGGTCGTCGCCCATGAACTCGGCCAATGGGTGACCTACCCCGACTACCGCGAAATCGCCAAGTACACCGGCGTCCTGAAGCCGCGCAATCTGGAGGCCTTCCGCGCCCGGCTGGAAGCCCAGGGCATGCTCGACCAGGCCGAAGCGTTCCAGCAGGCCTCCGGCCGCTTCGCCTGGCAGCTCTACAAGGAGGACATCGAGGCCGTCCTGCGCACGCCCTCCATCGGCGGCTACCAGTTGCTGCAGCTTCAGGACTTCCCCGGCCAGGGCGAGGCGCTGATTGGCCTGCTCGACTCCTTCTGGGACTCCAAGGGCCTGCTCACCCCGCAGCAGATGAACAGCTTCGCCGGACCCGTCGTCCCGCTCGCCCGTTTCTCCAAATTCGTGTGGACCAATGACGAGGTGTTCACCGCGAAAACGGAAGTTGCGAACTACGGCAAGCGCCCGCTGGCCGGCGTAGCCCGTTGGACTCTCACCGATGAAGCCGGACAATCCGTCGGCAATGGTACGCTTCCGGCCGTCAAAGCCGCCGTCGGTGAACTCACGCCTCTGATGGAAATCCGTGCGCCGCTGTCCGCTCTCCACCGCGCCACCCGGCTCAAGCTCACCGTCTCCATTTCCGGCTATCAGAACGACTGGGACATCTGGGTCTATCCCAAACAGCTCGACACCGCGAAACCTCCGGGAATCCTCGTCACTTCCTCCTTTGACGAGGCAGCTCGCGCTGAACTCGCCCGCGGCGGCCGCGTCCTGCTGCTTGCCAGGTCAGCCGGCCTGCCCATGGCCTTCCAGCCCGTCTTCTGGTCCCTCAGTTGGTTCCCCAAACAGCCCGGCACCATGGGCATTCTTTGCGACCCGGCGCATCCGGCGCTGAAAGGCTTCCCCAACGAGGGCCGTTCCAACTGGCAGTGGTGGGAGCTGACTCACGACTCCAAGGCGTTCCTGCTGGACAACCAGCCCATGGCGCTGCGGCCCGTGGTCCAGGTCATCGACGACTACCACCGCAACCACCGTCTCGGCGCGGTGGTCGAGGCCACTGTAGGGAAGGGAAAGCTCCTCGCCGTTTCGCTCGACCTCGAGTCTGATCCGGAGCACCGGCCCGTCGCCCGCCAGCTTTACCGCGCATTGCTCGACTACATGAGCAGCCCCGCGTTCGCCCCGGCCGTCGAGCTTACAGCCGTCCAGGTCGAGCAGATCCTCAAGCCTTCAAACCCCTAA
- a CDS encoding Gfo/Idh/MocA family protein → MTSLTRRTFLAAAPALAQPPARKISIAFLGAAHSHAEGKIAVVRANPAFSLAGIVEDDPKFRARYEAAGLPLITREKALTDSAIEVIVVESEVKRHARDGFAALNAGKHVHLEKPPADNMTETRTVIEAARRKQRLLQLGYMWRHHPGMNLMLDAARQGWLGDIYLIKGMMNTLITAEQRPEWNLFPGGQMFEQGCHLFDPITRLLGKPAKISSVLKTSGDFKDTLKDNTVAVLEYPRAVAVITTAVLQPTANPYRCLEIFGTNGTAVLRPIEQPVLEIDLAKPAGPYKAGRQKVDLPPFRRYEGDFAELARCITEHKPLSVTLEQEFILQQVLLEASHM, encoded by the coding sequence ATGACCTCACTCACCCGCCGGACCTTTCTCGCCGCCGCTCCGGCCCTGGCTCAGCCGCCGGCCCGCAAGATCAGCATCGCCTTCCTGGGCGCCGCGCACTCTCACGCGGAAGGAAAAATCGCCGTTGTACGGGCCAATCCGGCCTTTTCCCTGGCCGGCATTGTCGAAGACGACCCGAAGTTCCGGGCTCGCTACGAGGCTGCGGGGCTGCCCCTGATCACGCGGGAAAAAGCGCTGACTGATTCCGCCATCGAAGTGATCGTGGTGGAGTCCGAGGTCAAGCGTCATGCCAGGGACGGCTTCGCGGCCCTGAACGCCGGCAAGCACGTCCATCTCGAAAAGCCGCCCGCCGACAACATGACCGAGACCCGTACGGTGATCGAGGCCGCACGCCGGAAACAACGGCTGCTGCAGCTCGGCTACATGTGGCGGCATCATCCGGGCATGAACCTGATGCTCGACGCCGCCCGCCAGGGCTGGCTCGGCGACATCTATCTCATCAAGGGCATGATGAACACACTCATCACCGCGGAGCAGCGGCCCGAGTGGAACCTGTTCCCGGGCGGGCAGATGTTCGAACAGGGCTGCCATCTCTTCGACCCCATCACCCGCCTGCTGGGCAAACCCGCGAAGATCAGCTCCGTCCTGAAGACCAGCGGGGATTTCAAGGACACCCTGAAAGACAACACTGTGGCCGTCCTGGAGTATCCACGCGCCGTCGCCGTCATCACGACCGCCGTCCTTCAACCCACGGCGAACCCCTACCGCTGCCTGGAGATCTTCGGGACTAACGGCACGGCGGTCCTGCGCCCCATTGAACAACCTGTGCTTGAGATCGACCTGGCCAAGCCCGCCGGGCCCTACAAAGCCGGCCGCCAGAAGGTGGATTTGCCGCCCTTCCGCCGCTATGAAGGCGACTTCGCCGAATTAGCCCGCTGCATCACGGAGCACAAGCCGCTATCCGTGACGCTGGAACAGGAGTTCATCCTGCAGCAGGTGCTGCTCGAAGCTTCACACATGTAA